A region from the Arthrobacter gengyunqii genome encodes:
- a CDS encoding NAD-dependent succinate-semialdehyde dehydrogenase — protein MGITADREAELLAQVPTGLLINGEWRDAEGGKTFDVEDPATGKVLLSIADASAGDGALAMDAAAAAQDAWARTAPRERGEILRRAFELVTERAEDFALLMTLEMGKPLAEARGEVTYGAEFLRWFSEEAVRISGRYGTSPDGKSRLMVNKKPVGPCLLITPWNFPLAMATRKIAPAVAAGCTMVLKPAKLTPLTSQLFAAVMMEAGLPAGVLNVVSTTSAGDVTGPIMKDERLRKVSFTGSTPVGQGLIRDAAERVLRTSMELGGNAPFVVFEDADMDKAVAGAMAAKLRNMGEACTAANRFIVHESVAEEFAEKFAAKVGALTPGRGTEDESKIGPLIDAKSRDKVHSLVSEAVDGGAEAVVGGAPVDGPGYFYQPTVLKNVAAGARILQEEIFGPVAPIVTFSTEDEAVALANNTEYGLVAYVFTEDLNRGLRIGEKLETGMLGLNAGVVSNAAAPFGGVKQSGLGREGGAEGIEEYLYTQYIGIADPTAD, from the coding sequence ATGGGTATTACCGCTGACCGCGAAGCCGAACTGCTGGCTCAGGTCCCCACCGGCCTGTTGATCAACGGCGAGTGGAGGGATGCCGAGGGCGGCAAGACCTTCGACGTCGAGGATCCGGCCACCGGGAAGGTGCTGCTGAGCATCGCCGATGCCAGCGCCGGGGACGGCGCCCTCGCCATGGATGCGGCTGCGGCGGCGCAGGATGCCTGGGCCCGGACGGCACCGCGCGAGCGCGGAGAAATCCTGCGGCGTGCCTTTGAACTGGTGACGGAGCGGGCTGAGGATTTTGCCCTGCTGATGACCCTGGAAATGGGCAAGCCGCTGGCTGAAGCCCGCGGCGAGGTCACCTACGGCGCCGAGTTCCTGCGCTGGTTCTCCGAGGAGGCTGTCCGCATCTCGGGCCGCTACGGCACCTCGCCGGACGGCAAGTCCCGCCTGATGGTGAACAAGAAGCCGGTGGGCCCGTGCCTGCTGATCACCCCGTGGAACTTCCCGCTGGCGATGGCGACCCGCAAGATCGCCCCCGCGGTGGCCGCAGGCTGCACCATGGTACTCAAGCCCGCCAAGCTCACGCCGCTGACCTCCCAGCTCTTTGCCGCGGTGATGATGGAGGCCGGCCTGCCCGCCGGCGTCCTGAACGTCGTGTCCACGACCTCCGCCGGCGACGTCACCGGCCCGATCATGAAGGACGAGCGCCTGCGCAAGGTTTCCTTCACCGGCTCCACCCCCGTGGGCCAGGGCCTGATCCGCGACGCCGCTGAGCGGGTGCTGCGCACTTCCATGGAACTCGGCGGCAACGCTCCGTTTGTGGTCTTCGAGGACGCGGACATGGACAAGGCCGTGGCCGGTGCCATGGCCGCCAAGCTGCGCAACATGGGTGAGGCCTGCACTGCGGCGAACCGCTTCATTGTGCACGAGTCCGTTGCCGAAGAGTTCGCGGAGAAGTTTGCCGCCAAGGTGGGTGCCCTGACCCCCGGACGCGGCACCGAGGACGAGTCCAAGATTGGCCCGCTGATCGATGCCAAGTCCCGCGACAAGGTGCACTCTCTGGTGTCCGAAGCGGTCGACGGCGGCGCTGAGGCTGTTGTTGGCGGCGCACCCGTGGACGGTCCCGGTTACTTCTACCAGCCGACAGTGCTGAAGAACGTGGCTGCCGGCGCGCGCATTCTCCAGGAGGAAATCTTCGGTCCGGTGGCCCCCATCGTCACGTTCTCCACTGAGGATGAAGCCGTGGCGCTCGCGAACAACACGGAATACGGGCTGGTGGCCTACGTCTTCACCGAGGACCTGAACCGCGGGCTGCGGATCGGGGAGAAGCTGGAAACCGGCATGCTCGGCCTCAACGCGGGTGTGGTCTCCAACGCCGCGGCTCCCTTTGGCGGCGTCAAGCAGTCCGGGCTGGGCCGTGAAGGTGGTGCCGAGGGCATTGAGGAGTACCTCTACACGCAGTACATCGGCATCGCGGATCCCACCGCGGACTAA
- a CDS encoding TIGR01906 family membrane protein, which translates to MASQDDTPQQHPAPGGPAEPEKRRAEQGAEENAQLSDASETIVSGDHAAGTDKAAAADAAADPAESAGSAPSEPDRTDDGLDHDDWEAAFAEASGTANANVVPGGHPSLAQRSTLPMRRASTMPNVSRYQDLTADEREQAGHIDAEVPASTSAAKAPEPSETAADSGSGSTPTAAAAVLTGAGATAVAVPSHTAGSDDSPKTTPVSTGAASTQHRGAENESAETAIPAETASLERVSGSHSAAADTAAAADTAAADTAAGTGPEINGADESAGRPADDDISDEEIRRRAQERERAGEAKPVLARILQVMIAVFFPVMLLAAAIRAVATPLFLWVEYHRPGFPADSYGFSTDDRMTYGSYAVDYLLNFSGARFLGDLVMASGEPLYLESEVSHMADVKTVLTVAFVTALAMAVLSLLACIYLAKRSPGGIRRALFSGSVVTLVLVGALIVTAVLGWESFFTQVHTIFFANGNWTFRMDDTLIRLFPAQFWMDAGIAIAGLVLLTCIVVLIAAWPTKARRERSRRKQEEARRRYLDSLEAV; encoded by the coding sequence GTGGCAAGCCAGGACGATACCCCCCAGCAACACCCCGCGCCCGGAGGCCCCGCTGAACCCGAGAAGCGCCGCGCTGAGCAGGGCGCCGAAGAAAACGCACAGCTCAGTGACGCAAGCGAGACGATTGTGAGCGGCGACCACGCGGCCGGAACCGATAAGGCTGCTGCGGCCGACGCCGCCGCCGACCCTGCCGAATCTGCCGGGTCTGCACCTTCCGAGCCCGACCGGACCGACGACGGCCTCGACCACGATGATTGGGAGGCTGCCTTCGCCGAGGCTTCAGGTACTGCAAACGCCAACGTCGTCCCGGGCGGCCATCCTTCCCTTGCCCAGCGGAGCACGTTGCCGATGCGTCGTGCCAGCACCATGCCCAACGTCAGCCGCTACCAGGACCTCACCGCTGATGAGCGGGAGCAGGCCGGACACATTGACGCCGAAGTGCCGGCGTCCACCAGCGCAGCAAAGGCGCCGGAGCCTTCCGAAACAGCGGCGGACTCAGGATCCGGCTCCACGCCGACGGCTGCCGCAGCCGTTCTGACGGGTGCCGGCGCTACGGCAGTTGCTGTACCTTCTCATACCGCCGGCTCGGATGACTCCCCGAAAACCACACCCGTCAGCACCGGTGCAGCATCGACCCAGCACCGCGGTGCGGAGAATGAATCCGCGGAAACGGCAATTCCCGCGGAGACGGCATCCCTGGAACGCGTTTCCGGCAGCCACAGTGCCGCAGCGGACACTGCTGCGGCAGCGGACACTGCCGCGGCTGACACAGCAGCCGGCACCGGTCCTGAAATAAACGGTGCTGACGAATCTGCAGGACGCCCTGCCGATGACGACATCTCCGACGAGGAAATCCGCCGCCGGGCCCAGGAGCGCGAACGGGCTGGGGAAGCCAAGCCCGTGCTGGCCCGCATCCTGCAGGTCATGATTGCGGTGTTCTTCCCGGTCATGCTGCTGGCGGCAGCCATCCGGGCGGTGGCCACCCCGCTGTTCCTCTGGGTCGAGTACCACCGGCCGGGGTTCCCTGCCGATAGCTACGGTTTCTCCACGGATGACCGCATGACATATGGCTCCTATGCCGTGGATTATCTGCTGAACTTCTCCGGCGCCCGCTTTCTGGGTGACCTGGTGATGGCCAGCGGCGAACCGCTGTATCTGGAAAGCGAAGTCAGCCATATGGCGGACGTCAAAACCGTGCTGACCGTTGCCTTCGTGACGGCCCTCGCCATGGCGGTGCTGAGTCTTTTGGCCTGCATCTATTTGGCGAAGCGCAGCCCCGGCGGGATCCGGCGTGCACTGTTCTCCGGTTCAGTGGTGACGCTGGTCCTGGTCGGCGCGCTGATTGTGACGGCCGTGCTGGGCTGGGAAAGCTTCTTCACCCAGGTGCACACCATCTTCTTTGCCAACGGCAACTGGACGTTCCGCATGGACGACACACTGATTCGCCTCTTCCCCGCCCAGTTCTGGATGGACGCCGGCATCGCCATTGCCGGACTGGTGCTGCTGACCTGCATCGTGGTGCTGATCGCGGCCTGGCCCACCAAGGCCCGCCGGGAGCGCTCCCGCCGCAAGCAGGAGGAAGCGCGCCGCCGCTACCTTGATTCCCTGGAAGCGGTCTAG
- the rsmI gene encoding 16S rRNA (cytidine(1402)-2'-O)-methyltransferase, with amino-acid sequence MVLAATPIGNMGDATNRLIGLLETADVIAAEDTRRLHRLVSALKITTSGRIISYHEHNEATRTADLLEMVRGGATLLMVTDAGMPAVSDPGFRLVEAAAKEGLTVTAAPGPSAVLTALALSGLPTDRFCFEGFLPRKAGERSARLSELAGEQRTMVFFEAPHRLEPMLRALDAAFGGDRRAAVARELTKLHEQVLRAPLRELLEWAETSEIRGEIAVVVAGAGVAAPEQPEDHVAAVNGLVAQGARLKDAVATVAEDARISKRELYSAVLAARA; translated from the coding sequence ATTGTTTTGGCAGCCACCCCCATCGGCAACATGGGAGATGCCACCAACCGCCTGATCGGCCTCTTGGAGACTGCCGACGTCATCGCCGCCGAAGACACCCGCCGCCTGCACCGGCTGGTGTCCGCCCTGAAGATCACCACGAGCGGGCGGATCATCAGCTACCACGAGCACAACGAGGCCACCCGCACCGCGGACCTGCTGGAGATGGTGCGCGGAGGCGCCACGCTGCTGATGGTGACCGATGCCGGCATGCCTGCGGTCTCCGACCCGGGTTTCCGGCTGGTTGAGGCCGCGGCCAAGGAAGGCCTCACCGTAACCGCGGCCCCCGGCCCGTCGGCGGTCCTGACCGCGCTGGCGCTGTCCGGCCTGCCGACCGACCGGTTCTGCTTTGAAGGATTCCTTCCGCGCAAGGCCGGTGAACGCAGCGCACGCCTGTCCGAGCTGGCGGGGGAGCAGCGCACCATGGTGTTCTTCGAAGCGCCGCACCGGCTGGAACCGATGCTCCGCGCCCTGGACGCAGCCTTCGGCGGAGACCGGCGGGCCGCCGTCGCGCGCGAACTGACCAAGCTGCACGAGCAGGTGCTCCGCGCCCCGCTGCGCGAACTGCTGGAATGGGCTGAAACGTCCGAGATCCGCGGGGAAATCGCCGTCGTCGTCGCTGGAGCCGGCGTTGCTGCCCCCGAACAGCCTGAAGACCATGTTGCTGCGGTGAACGGGCTGGTGGCTCAGGGCGCCCGCCTCAAGGATGCCGTGGCCACCGTCGCGGAGGACGCACGGATCAGCAAGCGGGAGCTGTATTCGGCCGTGCTGGCTGCCCGCGCCTAA
- a CDS encoding AMP-dependent synthetase/ligase has protein sequence MCTAQKERPTVRESATDLLVHLPEKSNITDILVGLHAKTPNHPLFSLKSDGGWKDVTADEFLTAVSGLAKGLIGLGVRPGDSVAVMSKTCYEWTLVDLAVWFAGAVTVPIYETSSPSQVEWIIQDSGATHVFVEDARKAAVVSAAVASGDLDIALWQMKADGGEGTFEELIAAGASVDDDRLETARTTANLESVASMVYTSGTTGRPKGCEITHGNFALFGVNIVEFLPEMLKHKDVSTLMFLPLAHVLARAVQVGCLAAGVRVGHSGSAADLMGDLKSFQPTFLLAVPRIFEKIYAGAQQSAEAAGKGKLFTAAADTAVAYSTALDAAARGGKGPSLALKARHKFFDKTLYPKVRNVFGGKLTHAISGASALSPQLAHFFRGAGVMVLEGYGLTETTAPATVNTVPLARVGSVGLALPGSRIRIADDGEVLIAGAGVFKGYHNNPEANAAAFSGEWFHSGDTGSLDDDGFLTITGRKKDILVTAGGKNIAPGPMEEKIREHRLVSQAIVVGEGRPFVSALLTLDDEALAAWGRENGVSAVAATAADNPRVRASLQEAVDAANATVSQAEQIRKFTVLPQDFSLESGHLTATLKLRRNAVIADYSAEVEKLYQK, from the coding sequence ATGTGCACAGCACAGAAAGAGAGGCCAACGGTGCGCGAATCCGCCACTGATTTACTGGTCCATCTCCCCGAGAAGTCGAACATCACCGACATCCTGGTGGGACTCCATGCGAAGACCCCCAACCACCCCCTGTTCTCGCTGAAGAGTGACGGCGGCTGGAAGGACGTCACTGCCGACGAATTCCTGACAGCTGTGAGCGGACTGGCCAAGGGGCTGATCGGTCTCGGCGTGCGCCCCGGCGACAGCGTGGCCGTCATGTCCAAGACCTGCTACGAGTGGACCCTGGTTGACCTCGCTGTGTGGTTTGCCGGCGCGGTCACGGTGCCCATCTACGAAACGTCCTCCCCCTCCCAGGTGGAGTGGATCATCCAGGATTCCGGTGCCACGCACGTCTTCGTCGAAGATGCGCGGAAAGCAGCGGTGGTATCCGCCGCAGTGGCCTCGGGAGACCTCGATATTGCGCTGTGGCAGATGAAGGCCGACGGCGGCGAGGGAACGTTTGAGGAGCTCATCGCCGCGGGCGCTTCGGTGGACGATGACCGGCTGGAAACCGCCCGGACCACCGCAAACCTGGAATCCGTGGCCTCCATGGTTTACACCTCCGGCACCACCGGCCGTCCCAAGGGCTGCGAAATCACGCACGGCAACTTTGCGCTTTTCGGCGTCAACATTGTGGAGTTCCTGCCGGAAATGCTCAAGCACAAGGACGTCAGCACGCTGATGTTCCTGCCGCTGGCCCATGTACTGGCACGCGCCGTGCAGGTGGGCTGCCTTGCCGCCGGGGTGCGCGTAGGCCACTCCGGCAGCGCCGCGGACCTCATGGGCGATTTGAAGTCCTTCCAGCCGACCTTCCTGCTCGCCGTGCCCCGGATCTTCGAAAAGATCTATGCCGGAGCGCAGCAGTCCGCGGAGGCCGCCGGCAAGGGCAAGCTGTTCACCGCCGCAGCGGACACCGCCGTCGCCTATTCCACCGCCCTGGATGCCGCAGCCCGCGGCGGCAAGGGACCCTCCCTTGCACTGAAGGCACGCCACAAGTTCTTCGACAAGACCCTCTACCCGAAGGTCCGCAACGTCTTCGGCGGCAAGCTGACCCACGCCATCAGCGGTGCGTCCGCGCTGAGCCCGCAGCTGGCTCACTTCTTCCGCGGCGCCGGGGTCATGGTCCTCGAGGGCTACGGCCTGACGGAAACAACGGCTCCGGCCACCGTGAACACCGTCCCGCTGGCCCGGGTCGGCTCGGTGGGCCTGGCGCTGCCGGGCAGCAGGATCCGGATTGCGGACGACGGCGAGGTCCTGATCGCCGGGGCCGGCGTCTTCAAGGGCTACCACAACAACCCCGAGGCCAACGCTGCCGCCTTCAGCGGCGAATGGTTCCATTCCGGGGACACGGGTTCCCTGGACGACGACGGTTTCCTGACCATCACCGGCCGGAAAAAGGACATCCTCGTAACCGCCGGCGGCAAGAACATTGCCCCCGGACCGATGGAGGAGAAAATCCGTGAGCACCGTTTGGTGTCACAGGCAATCGTGGTGGGCGAAGGCCGGCCGTTTGTGTCAGCGCTGCTGACCCTGGACGACGAGGCGCTGGCAGCCTGGGGGCGCGAGAACGGCGTGTCGGCGGTTGCCGCTACGGCTGCCGATAACCCCCGGGTCCGTGCCTCGCTGCAGGAAGCCGTGGATGCGGCCAATGCAACGGTGTCCCAGGCCGAGCAGATCCGCAAGTTCACCGTTTTGCCGCAGGACTTCTCGCTTGAGTCCGGTCACCTGACGGCAACCCTGAAACTGCGGCGCAACGCAGTGATTGCGGATTACTCCGCCGAGGTGGAGAAGCTTTACCAGAAGTAA
- a CDS encoding dolichyl-phosphate-mannose--protein mannosyltransferase, with product MSPTVSKTKAPGTAPLVQDPRTAFSVTQLRNRLLGWAPDTTFTLGVWGWVLPLISAVIGAVLRLVRLGEPHSLVFDETYYVKDAYSYLVAGYERQWPENANESFNAGLPEILLAEPEYVVHPPVGKWMIAAGMALFGADSSFGWRFGAALTGTLTVLLVGLIAVRLFRSPLLGGVAGLLLAVDGHHLVLSRTSLLDVFLAFWVVAAFGALLLDRDDGRKRLATRLSASSGGAASPGAAALLYGPWVLWRPWRLAAGVCLGLAVGTKWSGLAFVAVFGLMTVLWDVNARRVAGIRAWPAAGLLKDGVPAFFTVIPAAALAYLASWTGWLRSTDAYGRNWAQDNPSETWGWLPDWLRSLAEYHRSAYAFHNNLSSEHGYESSPWTWLFMGRPTSFFYESSTLGVDGCAADSCSTAVSSVGNPLIWWSAALSLLVLLFCWLGRRDWRAGAILAGIAAGYLPWFAYPERTTFFFYSVSFEPFLILALVYVLGLILGRSSDPPARRQIGAAVVAVFILAAVLASAFFLPVWTAETIPYSDWRLRMWMPSWI from the coding sequence GTGAGCCCGACTGTGAGCAAGACCAAAGCCCCCGGAACAGCACCGCTGGTGCAGGATCCCCGCACGGCCTTTAGCGTCACCCAGCTGCGGAACCGCTTGCTGGGCTGGGCGCCGGACACCACCTTCACGCTGGGCGTGTGGGGCTGGGTCCTGCCGCTGATCTCCGCCGTCATCGGCGCGGTGCTGCGCTTAGTCCGGCTGGGAGAACCGCACTCGCTGGTGTTCGACGAAACGTACTACGTCAAGGACGCCTATTCGTACCTCGTGGCGGGGTACGAGCGGCAGTGGCCCGAAAACGCGAACGAGTCCTTCAACGCCGGCCTTCCCGAAATCCTGCTCGCCGAACCGGAATACGTGGTGCATCCCCCGGTCGGGAAATGGATGATCGCTGCGGGAATGGCGCTTTTCGGCGCGGACAGCAGCTTTGGCTGGCGGTTCGGCGCCGCCCTGACCGGCACGCTGACGGTGCTGCTGGTGGGTCTGATCGCCGTCCGGTTGTTCCGTTCGCCGCTGCTGGGAGGCGTTGCCGGACTCCTGTTGGCCGTTGACGGTCATCATCTGGTGCTCTCCCGCACCTCTCTCCTGGACGTTTTCCTGGCGTTTTGGGTGGTGGCTGCCTTCGGTGCCCTGCTGCTGGACCGTGACGACGGGCGGAAGCGGCTGGCCACCCGCCTGTCCGCCTCGTCCGGCGGCGCGGCTTCCCCGGGCGCGGCGGCCCTGCTGTACGGCCCCTGGGTGCTCTGGCGGCCCTGGCGGCTGGCAGCCGGGGTCTGCCTGGGTTTGGCTGTGGGCACCAAGTGGTCGGGGCTGGCCTTTGTTGCCGTCTTTGGCCTGATGACCGTGCTCTGGGACGTCAATGCACGCCGTGTCGCCGGCATCCGGGCCTGGCCAGCGGCGGGACTGCTCAAGGACGGCGTGCCGGCGTTCTTCACCGTCATCCCGGCCGCGGCCCTGGCCTATTTGGCCTCCTGGACGGGCTGGCTGCGCTCCACCGATGCGTACGGCCGCAACTGGGCACAGGACAACCCCTCCGAAACCTGGGGCTGGCTGCCGGACTGGCTGCGGTCGCTGGCGGAATATCACCGCAGCGCGTACGCATTCCATAACAATCTCAGCTCGGAACACGGCTACGAATCCAGTCCCTGGACCTGGCTGTTCATGGGACGCCCAACGTCGTTCTTCTACGAATCCTCAACCCTCGGTGTCGACGGGTGTGCCGCCGACAGCTGCTCCACAGCCGTCTCCTCCGTCGGCAACCCGCTGATCTGGTGGTCCGCGGCGCTGTCCCTGCTGGTCCTGCTTTTCTGCTGGCTGGGCCGCCGCGATTGGCGCGCCGGCGCCATCCTGGCCGGGATCGCGGCGGGTTACCTGCCCTGGTTCGCCTATCCGGAACGCACCACGTTCTTCTTCTATTCGGTGTCCTTCGAACCGTTCCTGATCCTGGCACTGGTTTACGTGCTGGGGCTGATCCTGGGCCGGAGTTCGGATCCGCCGGCACGCAGGCAGATAGGGGCAGCGGTGGTTGCCGTCTTCATCCTCGCCGCCGTTCTGGCGTCCGCATTCTTCCTGCCGGTCTGGACGGCCGAAACTATCCCGTATTCTGACTGGCGGCTGCGTATGTGGATGCCCAGCTGGATTTAG
- a CDS encoding transglutaminaseTgpA domain-containing protein, protein MTDVLSRPAANTPAGPPPPPRATPRPPWDWTAAGASTVAVLLCSLSLHGVLDGWSWLRPLTLTTAAVVAAMAAARRFRFPTALVPAAGLAALAVALTWLFAAPTALLGLVPSGATLERGSQLLAEAQATIMNQVPPVLADPGIVFIACLGTGLIALLVDTLATTLRMPAASGLGLLSLLIVPAVLKPESIGAFPFILAGAGYLLILATGSWQERPHSVADTVRRPPRSQVGAAAGIGAAALVLALSLPAALPGFTQGTFPQGSRLNIWTGQSGLNPVVALGNDLRQPSASGRIRYATDSPQSLYLRSTTLEDFSGRRWSPDLREDSRRAGLQGMSVSESNQQAPSVQPVTTRVMSETYASPWLLAPYAPVRVSGALGPYSWDPKTMTIISGDDTAAGELDYEVQSLAPNLTQADLQNLGPAPKDAVDPIFTSLPEDLPASIRDAARTATEGANGPYEQAMAIQAYLRSPQFAYSLDAPVEGGYDGNGIEVLDLFLQEKSGYCIHFAAAMAVMARESGIPSRMALGFAPGRSTGNSLTGDNGQDLREFEVDSRDAHAWPELYFDGLGWIRFEPTPSRGSVPAYAVAPRSDLSQIRDDERDLEAGNPTPPQPAPSASPSAPAPPAAAPAQPAETQAGRFAGVGLGVAAAAAALLSPWALRRRRRSIRRNLLGSGRTGSAGAGDPRSGGPSGTASSRHRQGGPAALAWDEASDTGVDYGYVPQKAESPRTYALRLAHDARLPENSAAALERLRSAYEREVYAAPGAGTQEPAGGTGLAGGSGRAGSRPTPDPFTGLWSDATAVQEGLEASATWATRLRARFFPASLASRFRH, encoded by the coding sequence ATGACTGACGTGCTGTCCCGCCCCGCAGCAAACACCCCGGCAGGTCCTCCCCCGCCGCCGCGGGCAACGCCCCGCCCTCCGTGGGACTGGACCGCCGCCGGAGCGAGCACCGTCGCCGTCCTGCTCTGCAGCCTCAGCCTGCACGGAGTCCTGGACGGCTGGAGCTGGTTGCGGCCGCTGACCTTGACGACCGCTGCTGTGGTCGCGGCCATGGCTGCGGCACGCAGGTTCCGTTTCCCCACCGCGCTGGTGCCGGCGGCCGGTCTGGCGGCCCTCGCCGTCGCCCTGACCTGGTTGTTTGCCGCCCCGACGGCGCTGCTTGGGCTGGTGCCCAGCGGAGCAACCCTGGAGCGGGGCAGCCAACTGCTGGCCGAAGCCCAGGCGACGATCATGAACCAGGTTCCGCCGGTGCTCGCCGATCCCGGCATCGTCTTCATCGCCTGTCTGGGCACCGGGCTGATCGCATTGCTGGTGGACACACTTGCCACCACGCTGCGGATGCCGGCGGCCAGCGGCTTGGGATTGCTCTCTCTGCTGATCGTTCCTGCTGTCCTGAAACCGGAGAGCATCGGTGCGTTTCCTTTCATCCTTGCCGGTGCCGGATACCTGCTCATCCTGGCCACCGGGTCCTGGCAGGAGCGGCCGCACAGCGTTGCCGACACAGTGCGGCGGCCGCCGCGCAGCCAGGTGGGCGCCGCGGCCGGAATCGGCGCCGCAGCCCTGGTTCTCGCCCTGAGCCTGCCCGCGGCGCTGCCGGGATTCACCCAGGGCACCTTTCCGCAGGGCTCCCGGCTAAACATCTGGACCGGCCAGTCCGGCCTGAACCCGGTGGTGGCGCTCGGCAATGACCTGCGGCAGCCTTCGGCCTCCGGCCGGATCCGCTATGCCACGGACTCCCCGCAGTCGCTGTATCTGCGATCGACCACCCTGGAAGACTTCTCGGGCAGGCGCTGGTCACCGGATCTGAGGGAGGACAGCCGCCGGGCCGGCCTGCAGGGGATGTCGGTGAGCGAGTCCAACCAGCAGGCGCCCAGCGTGCAGCCGGTCACCACCCGCGTCATGTCGGAAACCTACGCCAGTCCCTGGCTGCTGGCACCGTACGCGCCGGTGCGCGTGTCCGGGGCCCTCGGCCCGTACAGCTGGGATCCGAAAACCATGACCATCATTTCCGGGGACGATACGGCTGCCGGGGAACTGGACTACGAGGTCCAAAGCCTTGCCCCCAATCTGACCCAAGCCGATCTGCAGAACCTGGGGCCTGCCCCGAAGGACGCGGTGGATCCCATTTTCACCTCGTTGCCCGAGGATCTGCCGGCAAGCATCCGGGACGCTGCACGGACAGCCACCGAGGGAGCCAACGGCCCCTACGAACAGGCCATGGCCATCCAGGCCTACCTGCGCAGCCCCCAGTTCGCCTACTCCCTGGATGCTCCGGTGGAGGGCGGATACGACGGAAACGGCATTGAGGTCCTGGACCTCTTCCTGCAGGAAAAGTCCGGCTACTGCATCCATTTTGCGGCTGCCATGGCCGTCATGGCCCGGGAATCCGGGATTCCCAGCCGCATGGCCCTGGGTTTCGCTCCGGGCAGGTCCACCGGAAATTCCCTGACCGGAGACAACGGCCAGGACCTGCGGGAGTTCGAAGTCGACTCCCGCGATGCGCATGCGTGGCCTGAACTGTATTTCGACGGCCTGGGCTGGATTCGGTTTGAGCCCACCCCGTCCCGCGGTTCCGTCCCGGCCTACGCGGTGGCGCCCCGCTCGGATCTTAGCCAAATCCGCGACGATGAGCGGGACCTGGAGGCAGGAAACCCCACGCCTCCGCAGCCCGCCCCTTCGGCCTCACCCAGTGCGCCGGCTCCGCCGGCTGCGGCGCCGGCGCAGCCGGCGGAAACCCAGGCAGGGAGGTTTGCCGGCGTCGGACTCGGTGTGGCGGCTGCCGCGGCCGCCCTCCTCAGCCCCTGGGCGCTGCGCCGGCGCAGGCGCAGCATCCGCCGGAACCTGCTCGGATCAGGGCGCACGGGTAGTGCCGGCGCGGGCGATCCGCGGTCCGGAGGGCCTTCCGGCACCGCATCGTCCCGGCACCGCCAGGGCGGACCCGCCGCCTTGGCCTGGGACGAAGCCTCGGACACCGGCGTGGACTACGGCTACGTCCCGCAGAAGGCGGAATCCCCGCGCACCTACGCCCTGCGCCTTGCGCACGACGCACGGCTGCCGGAAAACTCCGCGGCCGCCCTGGAACGGCTCCGCTCAGCGTATGAACGCGAAGTCTATGCAGCACCGGGTGCAGGAACGCAGGAACCGGCCGGAGGCACGGGGCTTGCCGGAGGCAGCGGACGCGCCGGCTCCCGGCCGACGCCGGATCCCTTCACCGGACTCTGGTCCGATGCCACCGCGGTTCAGGAGGGACTCGAGGCTTCCGCCACCTGGGCCACCAGGCTGCGGGCCCGCTTCTTCCCCGCCTCGCTGGCCTCCCGGTTCCGCCACTGA